A single window of Ovis canadensis isolate MfBH-ARS-UI-01 breed Bighorn chromosome 17, ARS-UI_OviCan_v2, whole genome shotgun sequence DNA harbors:
- the NEFH gene encoding neurofilament heavy polypeptide, which yields MSFSGADALLGAFAPLHGGGSLHYALARKGGAAGARSATGSSSGFHSWARTSVSSVSASPSRFRGAGTASSTDSLDTLSNGPEGCMVVARSEKEQLQALNDRFAGYIDKVRQLEAHNRSLEGEAAALRQQQAGRAAMGELYEREVREMRGAVLRLGAARGQLRLEQEHLLEDIAHVRQRLDDEARQREETEAATRALARFAQEAEAARVELQKKAQALQEECGYLRRHHQEEVGELLGQIQSSSAAQTQAEARDALKCDVTSALREIRAQLEGHTVQSTLQSEEWFRVRLDRLSEAAKVNTDAMRSAQEEISEYRRQLQARTTELETLKSTKDSLERQRSELEDRHQADIASYQEAIQQLDAELRNTKWEMAAQLREYQDLLNVKMALDIEIAAYRKLLEGEECRIGFGPGPFLLPEGLPKIPSVSTHIKVKSEEKIKMVEKSEKETVIVEEQTEEVQVTEEVTEEEEKEAKEEGGEEATRAPPAEEAASPEKEEAKSPAEAKSPAKEEAKSPEKEEAKSPAEVKSPEKAKSPVEAKSPEKAKSPVEAKSPEKAKSPEKVKSPVEAKSPEKEEAKSPEKAKSPVEAKSPVKEEAKSPEKAKSPVEAKSPEKAKSPVKEEAKSPEKAKSPVEAKSPVKEEAKSPEKAKSPVEAKSPEKAKSPVKEEAKSPEKAKSPVKEEAKSPEKAKSPVKEEAKSPEKAKSPTKEEAKSPEKAKSPAKEEAKSPEKAKSPVEAKSPEKVKSPTKEAKSPEKAKSPAKEEAKSPEKAKSPVKEEAKSPEKAKSPVKEEAKSPEKAKSPVKEEAKSPEKAKSPVKEEAKSPEKAKSPVEAKSPEKPKSPVKEEAKSPEKAKSPVKDEAKAPGKEVPKKEEAKSPVKEEEKPQEVRAKEPPKKAEEEKAPAIPKAEEKKDSKKDEVPKKEAPKPEEKKEPAVEKPKEPKAEAKKEEAEDKKKATTPEKEGPAKGKEEAKPKEKTEVAKKEPDDAKAKEPSKAAEKPKKEETPAAPEKKDAKEGKAAEAKKPEEKPKTEAQAKEPGKEASTPGKAKAEKSSSTDQKDSRPAEKAAEDKATKGEK from the exons ATGAGCTTCAGCGGCGCCGACGCGCTGCTGGGCGCCTTCGCGCCGCTTCACGGAGGCGGCAGCTTGCACTATGCGCTGGCTCGCAAAGGCGGCGCGGCCGGAGCGCGCTCTGCAACCGGCTCCTCCAGCGGATTCCACTCATGGGCGCGGACCTCCGTGAGCTCCGTGTCGGCCTCCCCGAGCCGCTTCCGAGGCGCCGGGACTGCCTCCAGCACCGACTCGCTAGACACCCTGAGCAACGGACCGGAGGGCTGCATGGTGGTGGCGCGCAGCGAGAAGGAGCAGCTGCAGGCGCTGAACGACCGCTTCGCGGGCTACATCGACAAGGTGCGGCAGCTCGAGGCGCATAACCGCAGCCTGGAGGGCGAGGCGGCGGCGCTGCGGCAGCAGCAGGCGGGCCGCGCCGCCATGGGCGAGCTGTACGAGCGCGAGGTGCGCGAGATGCGCGGCGCGGTGCTGCGCTTGGGCGCGGCTCGCGGCCAGCTGCGCCTGGAGCAGGAGCACCTGCTGGAGGACATCGCGCACGTGCGCCAGCGCCTGGACGACGAGGCCCGGCAGCGCGAGGAGACCGAGGCAGCGACGCGCGCACTGGCCCGCTTTGCGCAGGAGGCCGAGGCAGCGCGCGTCGAGCTGCAGAAAAAGGCGCAAGCCCTGCAGGAAGAGTGCGGCTACCTGCGGCGTCACCACCAGGAGGAGGTGGGCGAGCTGCTCGGTCAGATTCAGAGCAGCAGCGCCGCGCAGACGCAGGCCGAGGCGCGCGATGCCCTCAAGTGCGACGTGACGTCAGCCCTGCGCGAGATCCGCGCGCAGCTTGAAGGCCACACGGTGCAGAGCACTCTCCAGTCCGAGGAGTGGTTCCGAG TGAGGCTGGACCGACTGTCTGAGGCAGCCAAGGTGAACACAGACGCCATGCGCTCAGCACAGGAGGAGATATCTGAGTACCGGCGCCAGCTGCAGGCCAGGACCACAGAGCTGGAGACGCTCAAAAGCACCAAGGACTCGCTGGAGAGGCAGCGCTCTGAGCTGGAGGACCGTCACCAGGCTGACATCGCATCCTACcag GAGGCCATCCAGCAGCTGGATGCAGAGCTGAGGAACACCAAGTGGGAGATGGCGGCCCAGCTCCGAGAGTACCAGGACCTACTCAATGTCAAGATGGCTCTGGACATTGAGATCGCTGCTTACAG AAAACTCCTGGAAGGCGAGGAGTGTCGGATCGGCTTTGGCCCAGGTCCTTTCCTCCTTCCAGAAGGACTCCCCAAGATCCCCTCCGTGTCCACTCACATCAAAGTCAAAAGTGAAGAGAAGATCAAGATGGTGGAAaagtcagagaaggaaactgtGATTGTGGAGGAACAGACAGAGGAGGTCCAGGTGACGGAGGAAGTGactgaagaggaggagaaagaggccaaagaggagggaggagaagaagcAACACGGGCTCCCCCAGCAGAAGAGGCCGCATCCCCAGAGAAGGAGGAGGCCAAGTCCCCAGCCGAGGCCAAGTCCCCTGCGAAGGAGGAGGCCAAATCCCCAGAGAAGGAGGAGGCCAAGTCACCAGCTGAGGTGAAGTCCCCTGAGAAGGCCAAGTCCCCCGTGGAGGCCAAGTCCCCAGAGAAAGCCAAGTCCCCCGTGGAGGCCAAGTCTCCAGAAAAGGCCAAGTCCCCAGAGAAGGTCAAATCTCCAGTGGAGGCCAAGTCCCCAGAGAAGGAGGAGGCCAAGTCCCCAGAGAAGGCCAAGTCCCCAGTGGAGGCTAAGTCCCCTGTGAAGGAGGAGGCCAAGTCCCCAGAGAAGGCCAAGTCCCCAGTGGAGGCTAAGTCCCCAGAGAAGGCCAAGTCCCCTGTGAAGGAGGAGGCCAAGTCCCCAGAGAAGGCCAAGTCCCCAGTGGAGGCTAAGTCCCCTGTGAAGGAGGAGGCCAAGTCCCCAGAGAAGGCCAAGTCTCCAGTGGAGGCCAAATCCCCAGAGAAGGCCAAGTCTCCTGTGAAAGAGGAGGCCAAGTCCCCAGAGAAGGCCAAGTCTCCTGTGAAAGAGGAGGCCAAGTCCCCAGAGAAGGCCAAGTCTCCTGTGAAAGAGGAGGCCAAGTCCCCAGAGAAGGCCAAGTCTCCTACGAAGGAGGAGGCCAAATCCCCAGAGAAGGCCAAGTCTCCTGCGAAGGAGGAGGCCAAGTCCCCAGAGAAGGCCAAGTCTCCAGTGGAGGCCAAGTCCCCAGAGAAGGTCAAGTCTCCTACGAAGGAGGCCAAATCCCCAGAGAAGGCCAAGTCTCCTGCGAAGGAGGAGGCCAAGTCCCCAGAGAAGGCCAAGTCTCCTGTGAAGGAGGAGGCCAAGTCCCCAGAGAAGGCCAAGTCTCCTGTGAAGGAGGAGGCCAAGTCCCCAGAGAAGGCCAAGTCTCCTGTGAAGGAGGAGGCCAAGTCCCCAGAGAAGGCCAAGTCTCCTGTGAAGGAGGAGGCCAAGTCCCCAGAGAAGGCCAAGTCCCCAGTGGAGGCCAAGtccccagagaagcccaaaagCCCTGTGAAGGAGGAGGCCAAATCCCCAGAGAAGGCCAAGTCTCCTGTGAAGGATGAGGCCAAGGCTCCTGGGAAGGAGGTCCCAAAGAAGGAGGAGGCCAAGTCCCCtgtgaaggaggaagaaaaacccCAGGAGGTGAGAGCCAAAGAGCCCCCaaagaaggcagaggaagagaaagctCCAGCCATACCCAAAGCTGAGGAGAAGAAGGACAGCAAGAAAGATGAGGTGCCCAAGAAGGAGGCTCCAAAGCCTGAGGAGAAGAAGGAGCCTGCTGTAGAAAAGCCCAAAGAACCCAAAGCTGAAGCCAAGAAGGAAGAGGCTGAAGATAAGAAAAAAGCAACCACCCCAGAGAAGGAGGGTCCTGCCAAGGGGAAGGAAGAGGCCAAGCCTAAAGAGAAGACTGAGGTGGCCAAAAAGGAACCAGATGATGCCAAGGCCAAAGAACCCAGCAAAGCAGCAGAAAagccaaagaaagaagagacGCCAGCAGCACCGGAGAAAAAAGATGCCAAGGAGGGGAAGGCCGCAGAAGCCAAGAAGCCTGAGGAGAAACCCAAAACAGAGGCCCAAGCCAAGGAACCTGGCAAGGAGGCCTCCACACCCGGGAAAGCCAAGGCTGAGAAATCCTCCAGCACAGACCAGAAAGACAGCAGACCTGCAGAGAAGGCTGCAGAAGA